One segment of Candidatus Blochmannia ocreatus DNA contains the following:
- the rplJ gene encoding 50S ribosomal protein L10, translating to MVLGFQKKKDIICNINKIAQQALSAVIASIEKISVNEISYLRKEARNLNVHVYVIRNTLIKKIIEHTSLECLKNTLFGQNIIAFSMKQPQDSVRIFVNFSKHHENFQIKGAAFEGKFIPASQISILYNLPNKQEAIYKLINAIHINSIGNLISILYLWSNKHNKHQIN from the coding sequence ATGGTATTGGGATTTCAGAAAAAAAAAGACATAATCTGTAATATTAACAAAATTGCCCAACAAGCATTATCTGCGGTGATAGCCTCTATAGAAAAAATCTCAGTAAATGAGATTTCTTATTTAAGAAAAGAAGCAAGAAATCTTAACGTACATGTGTACGTTATTAGAAATACATTGATAAAAAAAATAATAGAACACACTTCTTTAGAGTGTCTAAAGAACACGCTTTTCGGACAAAACATAATAGCATTTTCTATGAAACAACCACAAGATTCTGTGCGTATTTTTGTAAATTTTTCCAAACATCATGAAAACTTCCAAATAAAAGGAGCAGCCTTTGAAGGTAAATTTATTCCTGCGTCGCAAATCAGTATTTTATATAACTTGCCCAATAAACAAGAAGCTATTTATAAATTAATTAATGCTATACACATAAATAGCATAGGAAACTTAATAAGTATATTATATTTATGGTCTAATAAACACAACAAACACCAAATCAATTAG
- the rpoB gene encoding DNA-directed RNA polymerase subunit beta — translation MVYSYTERKRIRKDFGKRPQVLDIPYLLSIQIDSFQSFIQSNTKKQCGLEIAFQSIFPIKSYNGNAELRYLKYKLGVPTFNTKECQTRGTTFSAPLRVLLALVIYERNGSKNTIKDIKEQEVYMGEIPLMTDNGTFIINGIERVIVSQLHRSPGVFFDSDKGKTHSSGKVLYNARIIPYRGSWLDFEFDLKDNLFVRIDRRRKLPATIILRALNFTTDAILQTFFCTVTYEIQHDSLYMHLVPERLRGETASFDITANNTIYVQKGRRIAAQHILQLKQDNISKIKVPIDYIIGKVIIKDYIDKKTGTIIATANTEISSNILNNLINAGYKTIETLFSNDLDHGNYISETLRIDTTTNKSDALMEIYRVMRPGEPPTKESAEYLFENLFFSEERYDLSAVGRMKFNHTLQRAQTDTSVTLKKSDIVDVIKKLIDIRNGKGNVDDIDHLGNRRIRSVGEMAENQFRIGLVRVERAVKERLALGDIDELMPQDLINAKPISAAIKEFFSSSQLSQFMDQNNPLSEITHKRRISALGPGGLTRERAGFEVRDVHPTHYGRVCPIETPEGPNIGLINSLSVYAKANQYGFLETPYRQVHNGVVSNNIQYLSAIEEGDFIIAQANTNLNEKGEFIDDLITCRYKGESGLFKTNQINYMDVSTQQIVSVAASLIPFLEHDDANRALMGANMQRQAVPVLCSEKPLVGTGMERAVAIDSGVTVIAKRGGTIKYVDASRIVIHVNNCETHNNESGVDIYHLTKYTRSNQNTCINQKPCVSLGEIVKQGDVIADGPSTDLGELALGQNMRIAFMPWNGYNFEDSMLVSERVVQDDRFTSIHIQELTCISRDTKLGPEEITSDIPNIGETALSKLDESGIIYIGAEVTGGDILVGKVTPKGETQLTPEEKLLRAIFGEKASDVKDSSLRVPNGVCGTVIDIQIFTRDGINKDKRSLIIETAKIEQIKKDLNEELQIFEIVLFNRVYDILINSGITKDQLSITNRNNWFNFIVPNKNTQQQLSQFSKQYTNLKNIFKKKMEAQERKITQGDELAPGILKIVKVYLAVKRQIQPGDKMAGRHGNKGVISKINPIEDMPYDQYGVPVDIVLNPLGVPSRMNIGQILETHLGMAAKGIGNKIHSMLEQQKKIDKLRKFMQKAYDIGAGSRQNVNLNALSDEDILKLAENLKQGLPIATPVFDGATEKEIKDLLKLAELPISGQITLFDGCTGEAFERQVTVGYMYMLKLNHLVDDKMHARSTGSYSLVTQQPLGGKAQFGGQRFGEMEVWALEAYGASYTLQEMLTVKSDDVTGRTKMYKNIIEGNHTMDPGMPESFNVLLKEIRSLGINIELED, via the coding sequence ATGGTGTATTCCTATACTGAAAGAAAACGTATACGTAAAGATTTTGGAAAACGCCCTCAAGTTCTGGACATTCCATATCTACTATCTATTCAAATTGATTCTTTTCAAAGTTTTATCCAAAGTAATACAAAAAAACAATGTGGATTAGAAATCGCATTTCAATCAATTTTCCCCATAAAAAGCTATAATGGAAACGCTGAATTAAGATATCTAAAATATAAATTAGGCGTCCCCACTTTCAACACGAAAGAATGCCAAACTCGTGGCACCACATTTTCTGCTCCACTCAGAGTGTTATTAGCACTAGTAATTTACGAACGCAATGGATCAAAGAACACTATAAAAGATATTAAAGAACAAGAAGTATACATGGGCGAAATTCCTCTCATGACTGATAATGGTACTTTTATTATTAACGGAATTGAACGTGTAATAGTATCCCAACTACACAGGAGTCCAGGAGTCTTCTTTGACAGTGATAAAGGTAAAACACATTCATCTGGAAAAGTCTTATATAATGCACGTATTATTCCATACCGTGGATCCTGGTTAGATTTTGAATTTGATTTAAAAGATAATTTATTTGTACGAATTGATAGAAGAAGAAAACTACCAGCTACTATTATATTACGTGCGTTAAACTTCACTACAGATGCAATATTGCAAACGTTTTTTTGCACAGTTACATATGAAATTCAACATGATTCTCTATATATGCATTTAGTTCCAGAAAGATTACGGGGCGAAACAGCATCTTTTGATATCACAGCTAATAATACTATATATGTACAAAAAGGCCGTCGTATCGCAGCACAACATATTCTGCAATTAAAACAAGATAATATTTCAAAAATTAAAGTTCCTATAGATTATATTATAGGTAAAGTCATTATAAAAGATTATATTGACAAAAAAACAGGTACAATCATTGCTACAGCTAATACTGAAATATCTTCTAATATATTAAATAACTTAATTAATGCAGGATATAAAACTATAGAAACATTATTTAGTAATGATCTAGATCATGGTAATTATATATCTGAAACCTTAAGGATTGATACTACTACTAATAAATCTGATGCCTTAATGGAAATTTATCGAGTGATGCGTCCTGGAGAACCTCCTACTAAAGAGTCCGCTGAATATCTATTCGAAAATTTATTCTTTTCAGAAGAACGCTATGACCTATCTGCTGTAGGAAGAATGAAATTCAATCACACATTGCAACGCGCCCAAACAGACACATCAGTCACCTTAAAAAAATCCGATATCGTTGATGTAATAAAAAAATTAATCGATATTAGAAACGGTAAAGGAAATGTAGATGATATAGATCATCTAGGAAACAGACGAATACGTTCTGTAGGAGAAATGGCTGAAAATCAATTTAGAATTGGACTAGTCAGAGTAGAACGCGCAGTAAAAGAACGCCTAGCTCTAGGCGATATAGATGAACTAATGCCACAAGATTTAATTAATGCTAAACCAATATCAGCTGCAATAAAAGAATTTTTTAGTTCTAGTCAATTATCACAATTTATGGATCAAAATAATCCATTATCAGAGATCACTCACAAAAGACGCATTTCCGCATTAGGGCCTGGTGGATTAACCAGAGAACGAGCAGGCTTTGAGGTACGTGATGTTCATCCTACACATTATGGTAGAGTTTGCCCCATTGAAACTCCAGAAGGACCAAATATCGGATTAATTAATTCATTATCTGTATACGCTAAAGCTAATCAATACGGATTTTTGGAAACACCTTATCGTCAAGTACATAACGGTGTAGTGAGTAATAATATTCAATACTTATCAGCAATTGAAGAAGGCGATTTTATAATTGCACAAGCTAATACTAATCTAAATGAAAAAGGGGAATTTATTGATGATTTAATCACATGTAGATATAAAGGAGAATCTGGTTTATTCAAAACAAATCAAATAAATTATATGGATGTATCTACACAACAAATAGTATCAGTAGCTGCTTCTTTAATTCCCTTTTTAGAACATGATGATGCAAATCGGGCACTCATGGGCGCAAACATGCAACGTCAAGCAGTCCCTGTCTTATGCAGCGAAAAACCATTAGTAGGTACTGGAATGGAACGAGCAGTAGCTATAGATTCTGGTGTAACTGTAATAGCGAAACGCGGTGGCACTATTAAATACGTAGATGCATCACGTATCGTAATTCACGTAAATAACTGCGAGACACATAACAACGAATCAGGCGTGGATATATATCACTTAACTAAATATACTAGATCTAATCAAAATACCTGCATTAATCAAAAACCATGTGTTTCTTTGGGAGAAATAGTAAAACAAGGTGATGTCATAGCGGATGGCCCGTCTACAGATTTAGGAGAGTTAGCCTTGGGACAAAATATGCGAATCGCCTTTATGCCTTGGAACGGATATAATTTTGAAGATTCTATGCTAGTTTCAGAACGTGTTGTTCAAGACGACAGATTTACAAGTATACATATACAAGAATTAACTTGTATATCACGTGATACTAAATTAGGACCAGAAGAAATTACCTCTGATATTCCAAATATAGGAGAGACAGCTTTATCTAAATTAGATGAATCAGGAATAATTTATATAGGAGCAGAAGTAACAGGAGGAGACATACTAGTCGGAAAAGTTACCCCCAAAGGAGAAACACAACTAACACCAGAAGAAAAATTATTGCGCGCTATATTCGGGGAAAAAGCTTCCGATGTCAAAGATTCATCCTTACGTGTTCCTAATGGAGTATGTGGAACTGTAATTGATATACAAATATTTACCAGAGATGGCATAAATAAAGATAAACGTTCATTAATTATTGAAACCGCAAAAATAGAACAAATTAAAAAAGATTTAAATGAAGAACTACAAATTTTCGAAATAGTATTATTTAATAGAGTTTATGATATATTAATAAATAGTGGAATTACAAAAGATCAATTATCAATAACTAATAGAAACAATTGGTTTAATTTCATAGTTCCTAACAAAAATACACAACAACAATTGTCTCAATTTTCAAAACAATATACTAATCTAAAAAACATCTTCAAAAAAAAGATGGAAGCTCAAGAACGTAAAATTACCCAAGGAGATGAACTAGCACCTGGTATACTCAAGATAGTTAAAGTATATCTCGCTGTTAAACGACAAATACAGCCCGGAGATAAAATGGCTGGACGACATGGAAATAAAGGGGTTATTTCTAAAATTAATCCAATAGAAGATATGCCATATGACCAATACGGAGTGCCTGTAGATATAGTGCTTAATCCACTTGGAGTCCCATCTCGTATGAATATTGGGCAAATTTTAGAGACTCATCTAGGTATGGCAGCAAAAGGTATTGGGAATAAAATCCATTCTATGCTAGAACAACAAAAAAAAATTGATAAATTAAGAAAATTTATGCAAAAGGCTTATGATATAGGAGCAGGATCACGACAAAACGTAAATCTTAATGCATTATCAGATGAAGACATACTGAAGCTCGCTGAAAATTTAAAACAAGGCCTCCCTATAGCTACACCAGTATTTGATGGCGCTACAGAAAAAGAAATTAAGGATCTTTTAAAATTAGCTGAACTACCTATTTCTGGTCAAATAACACTCTTTGATGGATGCACAGGAGAAGCTTTTGAAAGACAAGTGACTGTAGGTTATATGTATATGCTAAAATTAAATCATTTAGTAGATGATAAAATGCATGCGCGATCCACAGGCTCTTATAGTTTAGTAACTCAACAACCATTAGGGGGAAAAGCACAGTTTGGTGGACAACGGTTTGGGGAAATGGAAGTGTGGGCGCTAGAAGCCTATGGAGCATCTTACACATTACAGGAAATGCTCACTGTAAAATCAGATGACGTTACCGGACGCACTAAAATGTATAAAAACATTATTGAAGGAAATCATACTATGGATCCTGGAATGCCAGAATCTTTTAACGTCCTATTAAAAGAAATTCGATCGTTAGGAATAAACATAGAATTAGAAGATTAG
- the rplL gene encoding 50S ribosomal protein L7/L12, with protein sequence MSLTKEQILDAISDMSVMDVVQLTSMIEKKFGITSTKPLESTTTEVVQKIVEEQTEFNVFLTAIGNNKIPVIKTVRSITGLGLKESKELVESAPVMLKESINKNDAESIKKTLETIGASVDIK encoded by the coding sequence ATGTCTCTAACAAAAGAACAAATCTTAGACGCTATTTCTGATATGTCTGTGATGGATGTAGTACAATTAACTTCTATGATAGAAAAAAAATTCGGCATTACTTCCACTAAGCCATTAGAATCTACTACTACTGAAGTAGTACAAAAAATTGTAGAAGAACAAACTGAATTTAACGTATTTTTGACTGCTATAGGAAACAACAAAATTCCTGTTATAAAAACAGTACGTAGTATCACTGGACTGGGATTAAAAGAATCAAAAGAACTAGTTGAATCAGCTCCTGTCATGTTAAAAGAGTCAATAAATAAAAATGATGCTGAATCTATCAAAAAAACCCTGGAAACAATAGGAGCATCTGTAGATATTAAATAA